A region of Subdoligranulum variabile DNA encodes the following proteins:
- a CDS encoding ABC transporter ATP-binding protein: protein MLEIKNVYKTFNAGTVNEKVALNGLDLKLEDGDFVTVIGGNGAGKSTMLNAVAGVWPIDMGKIIIDGKDVTRLSEHQRAKYIGRVFQDPMMGTAATMGIDENLALAARRGMARTLRTGITKKEHEEYYKLLQTLELGLEDRMTSKVGLLSGGQRQAVTLLMATLKKPRLLLLDEHTAALDPKTAAKVLALSDKIVHENHLTTLMITHNMKDAIRYGNRLIMMYEGRVIYDVRGAEKANLQVGDLLKRFEQVSDGDFANDRMLLS from the coding sequence ATGCTTGAAATCAAAAATGTTTACAAGACCTTCAACGCCGGTACGGTCAATGAAAAGGTGGCCCTGAATGGTTTGGATCTCAAGCTGGAAGACGGCGATTTTGTGACGGTAATTGGCGGCAACGGTGCCGGTAAATCCACAATGCTGAATGCGGTGGCTGGTGTGTGGCCTATCGATATGGGAAAGATCATTATTGACGGAAAAGATGTAACACGACTGTCAGAGCATCAGCGTGCCAAATACATTGGGCGTGTATTCCAGGATCCCATGATGGGAACGGCTGCAACAATGGGGATTGACGAGAATCTGGCACTGGCGGCGCGGCGAGGTATGGCTCGTACGCTTCGCACCGGGATCACCAAAAAAGAGCACGAAGAGTATTACAAGCTGCTGCAGACGCTGGAATTGGGCCTGGAAGATCGCATGACCAGTAAAGTGGGGCTGCTCTCCGGTGGTCAGAGACAAGCCGTTACCCTCTTGATGGCAACGTTGAAAAAACCGCGTTTGCTGCTGCTGGATGAGCATACGGCGGCGTTGGACCCCAAGACGGCAGCTAAAGTATTGGCGCTGTCGGATAAGATTGTGCACGAGAATCATCTGACGACTTTAATGATTACTCATAACATGAAAGATGCAATCCGTTACGGAAATCGTCTGATTATGATGTACGAAGGCCGTGTGATTTATGATGTCCGTGGAGCGGAAAAGGCGAACCTGCAGGTGGGTGATCTTCTTAAGCGTTTTGAACAGGTCAGCGACGGAGATTTTGCAAACGATCGGATGCTTTTGTCATAA
- a CDS encoding PTS sugar transporter subunit IIA: MKISELMDPKGILLYANINNAADVLGILVELQEGIGVITNGTAYYNAVCQRENFGGTTAIGEGIALPHAINAGVSAPGISALTLRRGVDWGAPDGRPVDLLFMIAVPPEQDSLHLQILARLVNLLGRHALVDALRHASSPERFLELLQKVENACFGG; the protein is encoded by the coding sequence ATGAAAATAAGTGAACTGATGGACCCCAAGGGAATTCTGCTTTATGCCAATATCAATAATGCCGCCGATGTGCTGGGAATTTTGGTGGAGCTTCAGGAAGGAATCGGCGTGATCACCAACGGAACGGCCTATTACAACGCTGTGTGCCAGCGGGAAAATTTCGGTGGTACCACGGCAATCGGAGAAGGCATTGCACTGCCGCATGCAATCAATGCGGGCGTGTCGGCACCGGGCATTTCGGCTTTGACCCTGCGGCGTGGGGTGGACTGGGGAGCTCCGGATGGACGCCCCGTTGATCTCCTGTTTATGATCGCTGTGCCCCCGGAGCAGGATAGCCTGCATCTGCAGATTCTTGCTCGACTGGTTAATTTGTTGGGGCGGCATGCTCTGGTGGATGCACTGCGTCATGCCAGCAGTCCGGAGCGATTTCTTGAATTGTTGCAAAAAGTAGAAAATGCCTGCTTTGGCGGCTGA
- a CDS encoding GDSL-type esterase/lipase family protein: MSRKQSRTASSLSPIQRKACIVLALCVLAVVVSFVVAWVLPQSLHLFGENDAYDPDLYPLDTSLEAILKDNSADDSYITSSLFVGDRTAMALQKDGRITLDQYAGKDDLKISNFLKESCVAFEEDANTYTIPQAIAKMKARRVYVMIGSNDVDGSVTVDEFMNDYKQALQNIKNSYSYADLIACAIPPVAQESDKAAETQTYIDQFNQSIAAACDELGYKYLNLAEVLKNDKGYAEENYVDASAGTLNAAGASAVLEYVKSHAYQTDDTRPDTNDIPKRAAQVSGSSSSASPTPSATPAKFTANYAVEDSAKGTLTGNGQSGVTSLEIQAESGAQVSVTAVAAEGYTFYKWSDGVTDATRYDVMKKDISVTAMFNDARVELTLDRGDTTIKKGESLSVTATVKLGGKSYDNSNVQWSVNDELQQNGGTFTFTPSDAGSYVVRAGIEINGTFSTAQITVTVQSDPTAISISGTSTITAGGSTTLNANVQNKQGDVSWSCDETSWKATGDQVTFTANQEGTYHIRAANNGAEAVFELRVSAAPTPTPTPAPSPSSESTAQ; encoded by the coding sequence ATGAGCCGTAAACAGTCCCGTACCGCGTCCAGTCTCAGTCCGATTCAACGCAAAGCGTGTATCGTGCTGGCTTTGTGTGTGCTGGCAGTGGTTGTCAGTTTTGTGGTGGCATGGGTTCTGCCCCAAAGTTTACATTTGTTTGGCGAGAATGACGCTTATGATCCGGATCTCTATCCGCTGGATACCAGTTTGGAAGCCATTCTGAAAGATAATTCTGCGGATGATTCCTATATTACTTCCAGCCTGTTTGTGGGGGACCGTACGGCTATGGCGCTGCAGAAAGACGGCCGTATTACTCTGGATCAGTATGCAGGTAAGGATGACCTGAAAATATCCAATTTCCTCAAGGAAAGCTGTGTGGCGTTTGAGGAAGATGCCAACACCTATACGATTCCCCAGGCAATTGCCAAGATGAAAGCGCGCCGTGTGTACGTGATGATTGGCAGCAATGATGTGGACGGTTCTGTGACGGTTGATGAATTCATGAACGATTACAAGCAAGCGCTGCAGAACATCAAAAATTCTTATTCTTACGCCGATCTGATTGCTTGTGCAATTCCGCCGGTTGCGCAGGAGAGTGACAAGGCGGCCGAAACCCAGACGTATATCGATCAGTTTAATCAGTCTATTGCAGCCGCTTGCGATGAGTTGGGATACAAATATCTTAATCTCGCGGAAGTGCTCAAAAATGATAAAGGGTATGCCGAGGAAAACTATGTGGATGCCTCTGCAGGAACTCTAAACGCTGCTGGTGCCAGCGCAGTACTGGAGTATGTGAAATCCCATGCATATCAGACTGATGACACCCGACCGGATACCAATGATATCCCCAAACGTGCGGCCCAGGTTTCGGGGAGCAGTAGCAGCGCCTCGCCTACGCCTTCTGCTACGCCAGCCAAATTCACTGCCAATTATGCGGTAGAAGATTCGGCCAAGGGAACCTTGACCGGAAACGGTCAGAGCGGCGTTACCAGCCTGGAAATTCAGGCTGAGTCGGGGGCACAGGTCAGCGTTACGGCAGTTGCGGCCGAAGGATATACCTTCTACAAATGGAGCGATGGCGTAACGGATGCCACGCGCTATGACGTTATGAAGAAAGATATCTCCGTTACGGCAATGTTCAATGACGCTCGCGTAGAGCTTACGTTGGATCGTGGAGACACGACCATCAAGAAGGGTGAGAGCCTGTCCGTTACGGCTACGGTCAAGCTGGGCGGCAAGAGTTATGACAACAGCAATGTCCAGTGGTCTGTCAATGACGAATTGCAGCAGAACGGCGGCACTTTCACCTTCACACCGAGTGATGCTGGCAGCTATGTGGTACGTGCGGGCATTGAAATCAACGGGACATTCTCCACAGCGCAGATTACTGTGACGGTGCAGTCGGATCCAACGGCAATCAGCATCAGCGGAACCAGCACCATTACGGCGGGCGGCAGTACAACGTTGAACGCCAATGTACAGAACAAGCAGGGAGATGTGTCCTGGAGCTGTGACGAAACTTCCTGGAAAGCAACTGGTGACCAGGTGACGTTTACTGCTAATCAGGAAGGAACCTATCATATCCGTGCTGCCAATAATGGCGCAGAAGCAGTTTTTGAGCTTCGCGTTTCGGCTGCTCCTACGCCGACACCTACGCCGGCACCTAGTCCTTCATCGGAGTCGACGGCACAATGA
- a CDS encoding ABC transporter permease, with translation MDFLTSLLNSMPGAVAQGLIWGIMAIGVYITYRVLDIADLTVDGSLGTGGAVCVVLMLNGVPVGLALVAATLAGMLAGLVTGLFHTACGIPAILAGILTQLALYSVNLRIMGTGTGGGKANLPISVDKYSLLVSARYVREKALSNPLLTLVIFCAILVAVLYWFFGTELGCSLRATGANQNMARAQGINTSFAKVLGLMISNGLVALSGGLLAQYQGFSDINMGRGAIVIGLAAVIIGEVIFSKIFRNFALKLIAAIIGAIIYYMVMTFVLRLGLSTDDLKLLTALVVAVFLTVPYWKSRYFTKPSVKKGGKNNA, from the coding sequence ATGGACTTTTTGACTTCGCTGTTGAATTCCATGCCCGGTGCGGTGGCGCAGGGGCTGATTTGGGGTATAATGGCAATCGGCGTATACATTACCTATCGAGTTCTGGATATTGCTGACCTGACCGTAGATGGTTCCCTGGGAACCGGCGGCGCAGTGTGTGTTGTACTTATGCTGAACGGTGTACCGGTCGGGTTGGCGCTTGTGGCTGCTACACTGGCCGGTATGCTGGCTGGCCTGGTTACGGGACTTTTCCATACAGCCTGCGGTATTCCTGCTATTCTGGCCGGTATTCTCACGCAGCTGGCGTTGTATTCCGTAAACCTCAGGATTATGGGGACTGGTACCGGCGGTGGCAAGGCAAACCTGCCGATCAGTGTAGATAAATATTCGCTGCTGGTATCGGCGCGATATGTGCGGGAAAAAGCGCTGAGCAACCCGCTGCTTACGCTCGTTATCTTCTGTGCAATCCTGGTGGCAGTGCTGTACTGGTTCTTTGGCACGGAATTGGGATGCTCGCTTCGTGCTACAGGTGCCAACCAGAATATGGCGCGTGCGCAGGGAATCAATACCAGCTTTGCCAAGGTGCTGGGGTTGATGATTTCCAACGGGCTTGTGGCTTTGTCCGGCGGATTGCTTGCGCAGTATCAGGGCTTCTCGGACATCAATATGGGGCGTGGTGCCATCGTCATCGGTTTGGCTGCGGTCATCATCGGAGAGGTGATTTTCAGCAAGATTTTCCGCAATTTTGCGCTGAAGCTGATTGCTGCCATTATTGGTGCCATCATTTATTATATGGTCATGACCTTTGTTCTGCGTCTGGGTCTGTCCACGGATGACCTTAAGTTGCTTACGGCTCTTGTGGTGGCCGTGTTCCTGACGGTCCCGTATTGGAAGAGCCGGTATTTCACCAAACCGAGTGTGAAGAAGGGAGGTAAAAACAATGCTTGA
- a CDS encoding RluA family pseudouridine synthase — protein sequence MEPIEITAGPQTAGRLDAWLAGQCEGISRNALQTLIEQERVTKDGRPVNKKEKVCPGAVYLLQLPDPKPIEAVPQDIPLSIVYEDNDLIVVNKPKGMVVHPAPGNPDGTLVNALLYHCAGQLSGIGGAIRPGIVHRIDKDTSGLLVVAKNDVAHQALSSQMSVHSIHRVYHAIVYGNLKEDEGFVEAWLGRDPRDRKKMAVLSENTTGARYAYTGWRVLERFGNFTYIACKLKTGRTHQIRVHMASIGHPLAGDVVYGPRNCIKSLAGQCLHAKELGFVHPSTENWMQFDSPLPAYFTDFLNRLRKEHRA from the coding sequence ATGGAACCAATTGAGATTACAGCGGGGCCGCAGACGGCCGGCCGACTGGACGCCTGGCTGGCAGGGCAGTGCGAGGGAATTTCCCGCAACGCCCTGCAGACCTTGATCGAGCAGGAACGCGTGACAAAGGACGGACGTCCGGTCAATAAAAAGGAGAAAGTTTGTCCTGGTGCCGTATACCTCCTGCAGTTGCCGGACCCAAAGCCCATTGAGGCGGTGCCGCAGGATATCCCGCTTTCCATCGTGTATGAAGACAACGATCTTATTGTTGTCAACAAACCCAAGGGGATGGTGGTCCATCCTGCTCCGGGAAACCCGGACGGCACGTTGGTCAATGCACTTCTCTATCACTGTGCCGGCCAACTTTCCGGAATCGGTGGAGCCATTCGTCCGGGAATTGTACATCGTATTGATAAAGACACCAGCGGACTGCTGGTTGTTGCCAAAAATGATGTGGCGCATCAGGCTTTGAGCAGCCAGATGAGTGTGCATAGCATTCACCGCGTGTATCACGCCATCGTCTATGGCAATCTCAAAGAAGATGAGGGCTTTGTCGAAGCATGGTTGGGGCGAGACCCGCGGGACCGGAAGAAAATGGCGGTGTTATCAGAAAACACCACCGGAGCACGGTATGCCTACACGGGTTGGCGTGTACTGGAACGGTTCGGCAATTTCACCTACATTGCCTGTAAGCTCAAAACCGGTCGCACCCATCAGATCCGGGTGCATATGGCATCCATTGGACATCCGCTTGCCGGAGATGTGGTGTATGGACCACGCAATTGCATCAAGAGCCTGGCAGGGCAATGTCTGCACGCCAAGGAACTGGGGTTTGTCCACCCGTCTACCGAAAATTGGATGCAGTTCGATTCCCCCTTGCCGGCTTACTTTACAGATTTTCTGAATCGGCTTAGAAAGGAACACCGTGCATGA
- a CDS encoding HAD family hydrolase codes for MKSALSDYLVICDMDNTLLTAKEGLPACNKTVIQLFIEMGGLFTVATGRPPESIRAALDGIQLSLPAISCNGALLYDFSTESVLHRSTLNREQATAAIADILPKFPRMGVEVMAGNGEMFVIHANEYTHAHQVDEHLGSIACPIECVPDGWIKVVFASDPETIRKLGQYAKTKYYGRDNYFLATNNIYLEIMPGGVSKATGMHDLCALMNRSQKKTIVIGDYYNDLELMKAAGYAVAVANAPAEVKATADVVTTCTCSEGAVGEYLYQLIRKVTDV; via the coding sequence ATGAAATCAGCACTCAGCGATTATCTAGTCATCTGTGATATGGATAATACTCTGCTTACCGCAAAGGAAGGGCTTCCGGCCTGCAATAAGACGGTAATCCAGCTGTTTATCGAGATGGGCGGTTTGTTTACGGTGGCTACCGGACGTCCACCGGAATCCATCCGCGCGGCACTGGACGGAATTCAGCTTTCACTGCCGGCAATTTCCTGTAACGGAGCCCTGCTCTATGATTTTTCTACGGAATCGGTGTTGCATCGATCGACGCTGAATCGCGAACAGGCAACGGCGGCGATTGCGGATATCCTTCCAAAATTTCCCCGTATGGGCGTGGAAGTTATGGCTGGCAACGGAGAAATGTTCGTGATCCATGCCAATGAATACACCCACGCGCATCAGGTTGATGAACATCTGGGCAGCATTGCCTGCCCTATCGAATGTGTACCGGATGGTTGGATCAAGGTGGTGTTTGCCTCGGATCCCGAGACAATCCGCAAGCTTGGTCAGTATGCTAAGACCAAGTATTATGGACGGGATAACTATTTCCTGGCGACAAATAATATTTACCTTGAAATTATGCCGGGAGGCGTCAGCAAGGCAACGGGCATGCACGATCTGTGCGCATTGATGAATCGTTCTCAAAAAAAGACCATTGTGATCGGAGATTATTACAATGATCTGGAGCTGATGAAAGCAGCCGGATATGCTGTAGCTGTTGCCAATGCGCCCGCGGAGGTAAAAGCTACTGCCGATGTGGTGACGACCTGTACCTGCTCCGAAGGCGCGGTAGGGGAGTACTTATATCAGCTGATCCGAAAAGTGACGGATGTCTGA
- the lspA gene encoding signal peptidase II: protein MIVSFFSVLVAAVLVAVDQLIKQWATAVLQPVGAITVLPGILELRYYLNDGMAFSMLAGKQTLLIAMTSIMLVCVLLVLLLRKMGPWERISWTLILGGGIGNLIDRFLNGVVVDYINVLFVNFAVFNFADICITAGVISLMAWVLYDSFRKEKAEMSSDQVNGVSDGTN, encoded by the coding sequence ATGATTGTATCCTTTTTCTCTGTATTGGTTGCTGCAGTTCTCGTTGCAGTGGATCAACTGATTAAGCAATGGGCCACGGCTGTTTTGCAGCCGGTGGGCGCCATTACGGTGTTGCCGGGCATTTTGGAGCTGCGATACTATCTGAACGATGGTATGGCGTTTTCCATGCTGGCAGGAAAGCAAACGTTGCTCATCGCCATGACTTCCATCATGCTGGTGTGCGTACTGTTGGTGCTTCTGCTGCGAAAAATGGGGCCGTGGGAGCGTATTTCCTGGACACTGATCCTGGGGGGCGGCATCGGTAATCTGATCGATCGTTTCCTCAATGGTGTTGTGGTAGATTATATCAACGTTTTGTTTGTAAACTTCGCCGTTTTCAATTTTGCGGATATCTGCATTACAGCGGGTGTGATCTCCCTGATGGCATGGGTTCTCTACGATTCTTTCCGCAAGGAAAAGGCGGAAATGTCATCGGACCAGGTGAATGGAGTCTCCGATGGAACCAATTGA
- a CDS encoding ABC transporter substrate-binding protein yields the protein MKKAVSLLVATTMILGLAGCGSTATTSSGTSEAEAASSTAETSEADAADAKSYTIGICQLVQHDALDAATQGFKDALTEKLGEGNVTFDEQNASGDTANCSTIINGFVSSGVDLILANATAPLQTATQATSDIPILGTSVTDYATALDISDWTGTVGGNVSGTSDLAPLDQQAAMIQELFPDAKNVGLLYCSAEANSVYQCDVIEGYLTDAGYTVTRYAFTDTNDVTSVAQTAADASDVIYIPTDNTAASNTEAIANVVLPAKVPVVAGEEGICKGCGVATLSISYYDLGYQTGTMAYQILAEGADISTMPIEYAPNVTKKYNAANCEALGITPPEGYEAIAE from the coding sequence ATGAAAAAAGCAGTTTCCTTATTGGTGGCCACAACGATGATTCTGGGGCTGGCAGGCTGCGGCAGCACCGCGACAACTTCCAGCGGCACGTCGGAGGCGGAAGCAGCTTCCAGCACGGCGGAAACCTCTGAAGCGGATGCCGCCGATGCAAAGAGCTATACCATTGGCATCTGCCAGTTGGTCCAGCATGACGCGCTGGATGCGGCTACCCAAGGTTTCAAGGATGCCCTGACTGAAAAATTGGGTGAAGGCAATGTGACTTTTGATGAGCAGAATGCTTCCGGCGACACGGCCAACTGCTCCACCATCATCAACGGATTTGTATCCTCGGGTGTTGATTTGATCCTGGCCAACGCTACGGCCCCGCTTCAGACGGCAACGCAGGCTACTTCGGATATTCCGATCCTGGGGACCTCGGTAACCGATTACGCGACGGCATTGGATATCAGTGACTGGACCGGTACGGTGGGCGGCAATGTGTCCGGAACCTCTGATCTTGCTCCGCTGGATCAGCAGGCAGCCATGATTCAGGAACTGTTCCCGGATGCCAAAAATGTTGGCCTTCTGTACTGCAGCGCCGAAGCTAATTCGGTTTATCAGTGTGATGTAATTGAAGGCTATCTGACAGATGCTGGTTACACGGTGACCCGCTATGCCTTTACGGATACCAACGATGTCACCTCGGTGGCGCAGACGGCTGCGGATGCTTCGGACGTCATTTACATCCCCACCGACAATACGGCGGCTTCCAATACCGAGGCTATTGCCAATGTTGTACTGCCGGCCAAGGTCCCCGTGGTAGCCGGCGAGGAAGGTATCTGCAAGGGTTGCGGCGTTGCTACGCTGTCCATCAGTTACTATGATCTGGGCTACCAGACCGGTACGATGGCTTACCAGATTCTGGCTGAAGGTGCGGATATTTCCACTATGCCCATCGAATATGCGCCCAATGTGACCAAGAAGTATAATGCCGCAAACTGCGAAGCGCTGGGCATTACGCCGCCGGAAGGCTACGAAGCAATCGCAGAGTAA
- a CDS encoding YjjG family noncanonical pyrimidine nucleotidase has product MAIYTCVLLDVDNTLLDFDAAERQALTDMLAEYELPHDGQAYDVYHKVNRELWDALAKGKLNKAKLFQTRFQRFMQAMELPDNGKCHAMNDRYEELLATHADLIPGALNALEELGEVATLATVSNGALAVQQARIRDSGVERYMDGIYISEKVGAAKPSAKLFEHVLKDLGISNRSRVLMVGDDLLADIKGGQNAGLDTCWVNFKNEENTTDIHPKYEVHSYEELYKIVMEPEELENIGVRNRRHSNEA; this is encoded by the coding sequence ATGGCAATTTATACGTGCGTCCTGTTGGACGTAGATAACACACTCTTAGATTTTGATGCCGCAGAGCGTCAGGCTTTGACAGATATGTTGGCAGAATATGAGTTGCCGCATGATGGGCAGGCGTATGATGTTTACCACAAAGTAAACCGGGAACTGTGGGACGCCCTTGCCAAGGGAAAACTCAATAAAGCAAAATTGTTTCAGACGCGGTTTCAGCGCTTTATGCAGGCAATGGAATTACCGGATAACGGAAAATGCCACGCGATGAATGATCGCTACGAAGAACTGTTGGCAACACATGCAGATTTGATTCCTGGCGCGTTGAATGCACTGGAAGAACTGGGCGAAGTGGCGACGCTGGCGACTGTTTCCAACGGGGCACTGGCTGTGCAGCAAGCACGCATCCGCGATTCCGGTGTGGAGCGGTATATGGACGGGATTTATATCTCCGAGAAAGTCGGGGCGGCAAAGCCGTCTGCCAAGTTGTTTGAGCATGTGTTGAAAGACCTTGGTATCAGTAATCGAAGCCGCGTGCTGATGGTGGGGGATGACCTGCTGGCGGATATCAAAGGCGGTCAGAATGCGGGATTGGATACCTGCTGGGTTAACTTCAAGAATGAGGAAAATACGACGGACATCCATCCGAAGTACGAGGTCCACTCTTATGAGGAACTTTACAAAATTGTGATGGAGCCAGAGGAACTGGAAAACATCGGTGTACGTAACCGCCGTCACAGCAACGAAGCCTGA
- the ileS gene encoding isoleucine--tRNA ligase, giving the protein MPQNYNDTIHKMQTPFEMRAGLPKKEPKMLEDWEQNHVYEQMIRNNEGKPRYILHDGPPYANGSIHMGTALNKIIKDIIIRYKNMAGFQAPYVPGYDTHGLPIELKALGSLGDKKSGVSKLELRKICKEFATEHIGVMNDQFKRLGVQGDFENPYLTLRPEFEARQVEIFGEMAKKGYIYKGMKAVYWCPEDRTALAEAEIEYAEDECDSIYVRFKLTGDPKGVLAKHNIPLEKAWIVIWTTTTWTLPANVATCLNPDLEYAFVKIGDEYHIMAAELVKPTMDACHIEEYEVMPETVHGDELELMEYQHPFLDRTGLVILGDHVTLEGGTGCVHTAPGHGVEDFEVCVNHYPQLPVVVPVDDAGCLTEEAGKEFAGLKVWAANKVILEHIKETGHLMGVQHITHQYPHCWRCHHPIIFRATEQWFCSIDAFKEDVYKAIDSVHWQPAWGHDRMTGMVRDRSDWCISRQRVWGVPIPVFYCKKCGKYHITDASIKAVSDLFRKEGSDAWYKYDANEIMPKTEVCECGASDWEKDPDIMDVWFDSGSTWSAVCRERPELTWPVDMYMEGADQFRGWFQSSLLTCVATQGIAPYREVLCHGWVVDAQGKQMHKSAGNGMEPSEIIRDYGADIIRLWVASSDYTVDVRAGKEIFRQLSEAYRKMRNTARFMLGNLSDFDPNKDAVADDQLYEIDRWALEACNALTATMRDAYDHYDFSRAYHALYNFCVIDMSNFYMDVIKDRLYCADDHARRCAQTALYRILVDFTKLLAPILCFTSQEIWSYVPKMPGMKDYVVFEQVPEAKPAAGEAFTAKWDRIMAIRDDVKKVLEQARADKQIGSSLEAALTLYCNEDVYKFLNSIPMDELADLFIVSQVRLEQGEGGVKGVVDGLGVQAEHAAGAKCLRCWKYDTAVNDNGLCPRCAKVLGM; this is encoded by the coding sequence TTGCCGCAGAATTACAATGACACCATCCACAAGATGCAGACGCCCTTTGAGATGCGGGCCGGTCTGCCCAAGAAAGAGCCGAAAATGCTGGAAGACTGGGAACAGAACCATGTCTATGAGCAGATGATCCGCAACAATGAGGGCAAGCCCCGTTACATTCTCCATGACGGCCCTCCGTATGCAAACGGCAGTATCCACATGGGTACGGCGCTCAATAAAATCATCAAGGATATTATCATCCGTTACAAGAATATGGCAGGTTTCCAAGCTCCTTATGTGCCGGGCTATGACACCCATGGCCTGCCCATCGAGCTGAAGGCGTTGGGCTCTCTTGGAGACAAGAAATCCGGTGTCTCCAAGCTGGAACTGCGCAAGATCTGCAAGGAGTTTGCCACCGAGCACATCGGTGTGATGAACGATCAGTTCAAACGTCTTGGTGTGCAGGGCGATTTTGAGAATCCCTATCTGACGCTTCGACCGGAGTTTGAGGCCCGCCAGGTCGAGATCTTCGGCGAAATGGCCAAGAAGGGCTACATCTACAAGGGCATGAAAGCCGTGTACTGGTGCCCGGAAGACCGTACCGCGCTGGCTGAAGCTGAAATTGAATATGCAGAGGACGAGTGCGATTCCATCTATGTCCGCTTCAAGCTGACTGGTGACCCCAAGGGGGTTCTGGCCAAGCACAATATTCCGCTGGAGAAGGCGTGGATTGTGATTTGGACCACTACGACCTGGACACTGCCTGCCAACGTGGCGACCTGCCTGAATCCGGATCTGGAGTATGCATTCGTCAAGATCGGCGATGAATACCACATCATGGCGGCGGAGCTGGTCAAGCCCACGATGGACGCTTGCCATATCGAAGAATATGAAGTCATGCCCGAGACGGTGCATGGTGATGAGCTGGAGCTTATGGAGTACCAGCATCCCTTCCTGGACCGTACTGGTCTTGTGATTCTGGGAGACCATGTAACCCTGGAAGGCGGCACCGGCTGTGTCCATACCGCCCCCGGTCATGGTGTTGAGGACTTTGAGGTCTGCGTCAATCATTATCCTCAGCTGCCCGTTGTGGTTCCTGTGGATGACGCCGGCTGTCTGACGGAGGAAGCCGGCAAAGAGTTCGCCGGGCTGAAAGTCTGGGCGGCCAACAAGGTTATTCTGGAGCATATCAAGGAGACTGGCCATCTGATGGGCGTACAGCACATCACCCACCAGTACCCCCATTGCTGGCGCTGCCATCATCCCATCATCTTCCGCGCCACTGAGCAGTGGTTCTGCTCCATCGATGCGTTCAAGGAGGATGTCTATAAAGCAATTGACAGTGTGCACTGGCAACCGGCCTGGGGCCATGACCGTATGACGGGCATGGTGCGGGATCGCAGTGACTGGTGCATCAGCCGTCAGCGCGTCTGGGGTGTTCCCATCCCGGTGTTCTACTGCAAGAAGTGCGGCAAGTATCATATCACCGACGCTTCCATCAAGGCTGTTTCCGATCTGTTCCGTAAGGAAGGCAGCGACGCATGGTACAAGTACGATGCCAACGAGATCATGCCGAAGACCGAGGTCTGTGAATGTGGTGCTTCTGACTGGGAGAAGGATCCCGATATCATGGACGTCTGGTTCGACTCCGGTTCCACCTGGAGCGCGGTTTGCCGCGAGCGTCCTGAGCTGACCTGGCCTGTGGATATGTATATGGAGGGCGCGGACCAGTTCCGCGGCTGGTTCCAGTCCAGTCTGCTGACCTGTGTTGCTACCCAGGGCATTGCACCGTACCGTGAGGTTCTGTGCCATGGTTGGGTCGTCGATGCGCAGGGCAAGCAGATGCACAAGTCTGCCGGCAACGGTATGGAGCCTTCGGAGATTATCCGGGACTACGGCGCAGACATCATCCGTCTGTGGGTCGCTTCCAGCGATTACACCGTCGACGTGCGCGCCGGTAAGGAAATCTTCCGTCAGCTTTCGGAAGCTTATCGTAAGATGCGTAATACCGCTCGCTTTATGCTTGGCAACCTGAGCGATTTTGATCCCAACAAGGATGCGGTGGCCGATGACCAGCTCTATGAGATTGACCGCTGGGCGCTGGAGGCCTGCAACGCGCTGACAGCAACGATGCGGGATGCGTATGATCATTATGATTTCTCCCGTGCCTACCATGCGCTGTACAATTTCTGTGTTATTGACATGTCCAACTTCTATATGGACGTGATCAAGGATCGTCTGTACTGCGCAGACGACCATGCCCGCCGTTGCGCCCAGACAGCGTTGTATCGCATTCTGGTGGATTTCACCAAACTGCTTGCGCCAATCCTCTGCTTCACCAGCCAGGAGATCTGGAGCTATGTGCCCAAGATGCCCGGTATGAAAGATTATGTAGTCTTTGAGCAGGTGCCGGAGGCAAAACCTGCTGCCGGTGAGGCGTTTACGGCCAAGTGGGACCGGATCATGGCAATCCGCGATGACGTAAAGAAGGTTCTGGAGCAGGCTCGCGCAGACAAGCAGATCGGTTCCTCGCTGGAGGCGGCTCTGACACTGTATTGCAATGAGGATGTTTACAAGTTCCTGAATTCTATCCCGATGGATGAACTTGCTGACCTCTTCATCGTGTCCCAGGTTCGCCTGGAACAGGGAGAAGGCGGCGTGAAGGGCGTCGTGGATGGCCTGGGTGTACAGGCGGAGCACGCGGCAGGTGCCAAGTGCCTGCGCTGCTGGAAGTATGATACGGCCGTCAATGATAACGGTCTGTGCCCGCGTTGCGCAAAGGTCCTGGGAATGTAA